aaatcaaggtggtggtggtggggggggggggggtgtccggGAAATATTATTTGCCGGGTGATAGGGGTCTATAGGTCATTTGCGGTAGTATtactatttgattttattacatgttataatGCATTTGCCACCGGCGTCCGACCTCCGACCAcacttcacccccccccccccctcctctcTAGATCCACACATGTACAGGTAAATGTGAATGCCGTACACATAAACGTTTGACGTCTGTTTAAAAGTGCGTTACCAATAGGTTAGTCAATATCTTCAAGGTTGAAtgctcatatatatatatataaatatatatatatatatatatatatatatatatatatatatatatatatatatatatatatatatatatatatatatatatatatatatatttttatggtgttttttttatttacatatatatatatatatatatatatatatatatattttatggtgttttttttatttacatttgttttgtcTTTTGCAGATTTCCTCTTGCAATGGTTTTCAAAGTTTCCATATTTTTGCTGGCGTGTCTGACTTTAAGTAGGCTTAGAAACTTGAAACATTCTGCAGTGTATTCCAATATCATATAACAACTTATTTTCATATCGAATTTCTGAAAATTTGCATGCTAAAAAATCTGCTATTTTTATAGAACCGTAACATCAAAACGTGAGATTAATGTTTAAAGTCATTACGTCATATAACTACTTACGCATCGCGTACAACGTCATTTGCGTGTACTGTAGTGGTATATGTAATTTTCAGGTCTTCCGATTGTTGGAGCAGGTTTTGGGGGATCCCAATGTAATATTCCCGCGATTGGGAGCCCCGGGGCCACCACTGTGTGTACCGCCGACACCAATGGCTTCTGTCTGATAGACCACCTCACTGTCACAGGCCCCGCCCCCATCACTTCAATCACGTACGATGGTGTCTGTATCTGTTACTACGGATTCAGTGGGCCCAGCTGCTCTACAATGGGTATGGGGTTTCTTCtccttctttcattttttttttggtcttaaaATTCGATGTTTCAATAAGGCAGACTTTATTCAGTATAGggaatggaaaaaaattaagaaaggaTAATGAAGTAGAGAAAAAGCGGAGGATACGGGAAAGAAAagagaagagagagaaagagaaacaGACAGATGTAGTCAG
This genomic window from Crassostrea angulata isolate pt1a10 chromosome 8, ASM2561291v2, whole genome shotgun sequence contains:
- the LOC128161726 gene encoding uncharacterized protein LOC128161726, with protein sequence MVFKVSIFLLACLTLSLPIVGAGFGGSQCNIPAIGSPGATTVCTADTNGFCLIDHLTVTGPAPITSITYDGVCICYYGFSGPSCSTMASSASFPNTPTVVAAVTLAGAGAYVLGQLGAGEIPLVLGSPQTTFI